A part of Gossypium hirsutum isolate 1008001.06 chromosome A07, Gossypium_hirsutum_v2.1, whole genome shotgun sequence genomic DNA contains:
- the LOC107939418 gene encoding pentatricopeptide repeat-containing protein At1g08070, chloroplastic has product MIRGLSLSSTPELALEFYVKMIWSGILPNSYTFPFVLKSCAKMDGTQVGKQVHGQVLKLGLDSDAFVHTSLINMYAQTSQLGNARLVFDKSPLRDAVSYTALITGYISIGYMESARELFDEIPVRDVVSWNAIIAGYVQAGRYEDALAFFKEMIEANVVPNESTLVTVLSGCSQSGSLEMGKWVRSWIDDNGVGFNIHIVNALIDMYSKCGDLDTASDLFEGLEQRDVISWNVMIGGYTRMSCHKEALGLFQRMLQSNIEPSDVTFLSILPACASLGALDLGKWIHAYIDKNFQYSDNISIWTSLIDMYAKCGSIEAAQQVFNSMKHRSLASWNAMISGLAMHGLAEKALELFSRMTNEGYKPDNITFVGVLSACSHAGLLDLGRQYFSSMVQDYAISPDLQHYGCMVNLLGRAGLFDEAESLIQNMEMKPDGAIWGSLLGACRVHKHVELGESVAKHLFELEPENPGVYVLLSNIYAGAGRWDDVARIRTLLNNKGMKKVPGCSSIEVDRVVHEFLVSDKVHPRCKEIYDMLNEVDTLLEKAGFVPDTSEVLQDMDEEWKEGALSHHSEKLAIAFGLISTKPGTTIRIVKNLRVCGNCHSATKLISKIFNREIIARDRNRFHHFKDGSCSCNDHW; this is encoded by the coding sequence ATGATTAGAGGGCTTTCATTGAGTTCAACCCCCGAACTCGCCTTGGAATTCTATGTTAAAATGATTTGGTCTGGTATTCTCCCGAATTCTTATACTTTTCCTTTCGTTTTGAAATCATGCGCCAAAATGGATGGTACCCAGGTAGGGAAACAGGTTCACGGACAAGTTTTGAAGCTTGGACTTGACTCTGATGCGTTTGTTCACACTTCCCTTATTAACATGTACGCCCAAACTAGCCAACTGGGTAATGCGCGCTTGGTGTTTGATAAAAGTCCCCTAAGAGATGCAGTCTCTTATACAGCGTTGATAACGGGGTACATTTCCATTGGTTATATGGAAAGTGCTCGTGAACTTTTCGACGAAATTCCCGTGCGAGATGTAGTGTCCTGGAATGCGATTATTGCAGGGTATGTTCAAGCTGGTCGGTACGAAGACGCATTGGCCTTTTTCAAAGAGATGATTGAAGCAAATGTTGTTCCTAATGAAAGCACATTGGTGACGGTCCTTTCAGGTTGTTCTCAGTCGGGTTCTCTCGAAATGGGGAAATGGGTTAGGTCTTGGATTGATGATAATGGAGTTGGTTTTAATATTCATATTGTCAATGCACTTATTGATATGTATTCTAAGTGTGGTGATTTGGACACAGCTTCGGATTTGTTCGAGGGTTTAGAGCAAAGGGATGTGATTTCATGGAATGTGATGATTGGTGGTTATACACGTATGAGCTGCCATAAAGAAGCCTTAGGGCTTTTTCAGCGAATGCTACAATCAAATATAGAGCCGAGCGATGTCACTTTCTTAAGCATTCTTCCTGCTTGTGCTAGCCTTGGTGCTCTTGATCTTGGCAAATGGATTCATGCTTATATAGACAAGAATTTTCAGTATTCAGATAATATCTCTATTTGGACGAGTCTTATCGATATGTATGCCAAGTGTGGAAGTATAGAAGCAGCACAACAAGTCTTTAATAGTATGAAACACAGAAGTTTGGCTTCTTGGAATGCAATGATATCTGGACTAGCTATGCATGGGCTGGCAGAGAAGGCCCTTGAGCTTTTCTCACGAATGACCAACGAAGGATACAAACCTGATAATATCACATTCGTCGGCGTGTTATCTGCTTGTAGTCATGCTGGTTTGCTTGATCTTGGACGTCAGTATTTTAGTTCAATGGTCCAAGATTATGCAATTTCACCCGACTTGCAACATTATGGATGCATGGTGAATCTTCTGGGACGAGCTGGCTTGTTTGATGAAGCAGAATCTTTGATCCAGAATATGGAAATGAAACCAGATGGTGCAATCTGGGGTTCTTTGCTTGGTGCTTGTAGAGTCCATAAACACGTTGAGTTAGGTGAATCCGTGGCCAAGCATCTTTTTGAGTTGGAGCCTGAAAATCCTGGGGTTTATGTTCTCTTGTCGAATATCTATGCAGGAGCTGGTAGATGGGATGATGTAGCTCGAATAAGAACCTTGCTAAATAACAAGGGAATGAAGAAAGTTCCTGGTTGCAGCTCTATTGAGGTTGACAGAGTTGTTCATGAGTTCCTCGTCAGTGACAAAGTGCATCCTCGCTGCAAAGAAATTTATGACATGTTGAATGAAGTCGACACGCTTTTGGAGAAGGCTGGATTTGTACCTGATACATCCGAGGTGCTTCAGGACATGGATGAAGAATGGAAGGAAGGGGCCTTGAGTCATCATAGTGAGAAGTTAGCAATTGCTTTTGGATTGATCAGTACAAAGCCTGGGACAACAATAAGAATTGTAAAAAATCTTAGGGTATGTGGAAATTGTCATTCGGCTACAAAGCTGATATCAAAGATCTTCAACAGAGAAATTATTGCTAGAGACAGAAACCGCTTCCACCATTTCAAAGATGGTTCCTGCTCATGCAACGACCACTGGTGA
- the LOC107939431 gene encoding zinc finger CCCH domain-containing protein 39: MNYPESRSSFMRTPQSTYAGSDAIGIWPEFPMNDWQFDPHSEFEQQQQQQQSPPFKRPRHSEDNQSNIVQCTPTNPRMPSNPPTNKGTTNIFFKTRMCAKFRLGTCRNGEGCNFAHGIEDLRQPPPNWQELVGGREEDRPSGNWDDDQKIIHRMKLCKKYYNGEECPYGDRCNFLHEDPSKFRDDMGRFRESSAISIGTTAPPAGHGTASEQSEGNRPLNSSSSDPFRGNTKPVYPVYWKTKLCTKWETTDHCPFGEKCHFAHGQAELQGMNGRVDGDYGSTGSGLTRIGSVSTKIHNLPANDPPPVTSSAPSLDEKAQAKKCLFKWKGPRKINRIYGDWLDDMPLVHKLPSQVES; this comes from the exons ATGAATTACCCTGAATCTCGCTCTTCCTTTATGAGAACGCCCCAATCAACTTATGCTGGCAGTGATGCTATTGGGATTTGGCCTGAATTTCCTATGAATGATTGGCAATTTGACCCACATTCAGAATttgaacaacaacaacaacaacaacaatcaCCTCCCTTCAAAAGACCTAGACATTCTGAGGACAACCAATCGAATATTGTGCAATGCACTCCTACAAATCCCAGGATGCCCTCAAATCCTCCAACCAATAAGGGGACAACTAATATTTTCTTCAAAACTCGTATGTGTGCAAAGTTTAGATTGGGTACTTGTAGGAATGGTGAAGGTTGCAACTTTGCTCATGGCATCGAGGATCTGCGTCAGCCTCCTCCAAATTGGCAAGAACTTGTTGGCGGACGCGAGGAAGATCGCCCATCGGGGAATTGGGATGATGATCAGAAGATAATACATCGGATGAAGTTGTGTAAGAAGTATTATAACGGAGAGGAATGTCCGTATGGGGACAGATGTAATTTTCTTCATGAAGATCCGTCGAAGTTCAGGGATGATATGGGGAGGTTTAGGGAGAGTTCAGCTATTAGCATTGGAACAACAGCTCCTCCCGCAGGGCATGGAACTGCATCCGAGCAATCAGAAGGTAATAGGCCCTTAAACAGCAGCAGTTCAGATCCTTTTCGAGGAAATACGAAGCCTGTTTATCCTGTGTATTGGAAAACAAAGTTATGTACAAAGTGGGAGACAACAGACCATTGCCcctttggtgagaaatgtcacttTGCTCATGGACAAGCAG AGTTGCAGGGCATGAACGGACGCGTTGATGGCGACTACGGGAGTACGGGTTCTGGTTTGACAAGGATTGGTTCCGTTTCAACAAAAATTCACAACCTTCCTGCTAATGATCCACCTCCAGTGACATCAAGTGCCCCTTCTTTGGATGAAAAAGCCCAGGCTAAAAAATGCTTGTTCAAGTGGAAAGGACCTAGGAAAATCAACAGGATTTATGGGGATTGGCTTGATGATATGCCATTGGTACACAAGTTGCCAAGTCAGGTGGAGAGCTGA